CCCAAGAGTAAATGCATGGCCCAGTACGTATTTTGGAGGCTTTCGGTACACCTGTGCGCTCACAACGCCTGCAATATTTCCCAGAGTCTGATTTATTCCCAGACCCATGGCCCTCTTGAATCTGGGAGCCAGGTTCGTGGCCAGCCAGGCTTCGTTCAACCCCGGGACGTACAAGCACATGCAGATGAGATAGCACGCAAAGTATTTGACACCGCTGCTAGTGTTTCCAAGGATAAGTGCGTATCCAACAACCCCAAACAAATCTAGCAAGATAATCAGCGGTCCCCTTATTCTAGTCTTGTCAGATATTCTGGCCGCAAGAATGAAAACAATGCCCGAAAACATGTAGCAGGGGACTGTCAGGTATTGTGCTTGCAGTGAAGTGTAGCCAAGGTCGCTCTTTAGGATCGACGGTAAGAACGTGGAAAACCCGTACATGAGGATATCTTGGCAAAACTGAATAATCGTCGATAGATACACCTTCGGATCACAAAATGCGGCAAGCGCCTCAGATTTTTTGTCACCATCATTTATGGGAACTGCCAGAACCGTGATCCAAACGGCGAGCTGAAAAGAGTGTCTGCCACAACTTCGATATAGTGCAAACCCACTGCCTCGTCTATGAATATCTCAGTAGCCACATGTCGTCACCAGATTGCAGCCTCAATCATTTAGAAAAACAATAATGTGTTCGATTTAGCATCTTGTCCAATAATTTCATTTGGTCTAGTGGGCGCACGGGTATGCTATGGGTTTCAGCTCAAGGATGAGCCTCAAATCAGCAGATGAAACACGATCCTTAGTTCATGATATGCCGTCCTCCccaatttttttgttcaatAAGGGTATTTATACAAATAGGTGGGCGAGTACTTCGAACTAGATAGATGGAAAAGAATAATTACAATGTTGTCTGATGGCGCTCGGTTTCAAAGAAATAGTGCACAGCCTTTGAATCAGAACTTTATCGGGAGGAGATTATTTTTTCGCCTGCATACGACTTCgttatttttattttagATTGATGTAATGGTGGATGATTTGATGAAATGGATCTCCTGGATAAGTTCTTGATCCTGCTTGATTGATGACAATTAGAAACATTACTGAAACAGCTAGCCCCTCTCCGTCGTTTATTATACTTGAACCAGAAACCGATTCCACCTTTTCCCAATTCTCGCTAAATAGTCTTCAATAGCCTATGGCCTCCAGAAATACCCCTTGGCTCCTAAATCAATATTCACAACGTCATCTTTCCCACTTGTCCGATCAGTATACACTAATTGATACATTATCCAACAAATACGATTGTGTGAAGCGCGCTTTCGCTGATGTACCTCGCCAAATTGAAATGATACACCGCTATCATGTGGGGCACAAAAGGGGGAAATTAAAACACGTCATGCATTAGCCTTCTGTGGCCTGGTGATATGGAGTGGCTTTAAGCTGACCTAAATTACCAAGTGTCGCTTAATCGTGTAAGATCTGTCTTGCAATGCCCCGCTTTTGACAAACTTTTGATCTTTTGCTGATATAAAGGGAGATGAATCCGTTGGGAATCCAAAGACTCGAACTATGACCAAGCAAACCTCAACACAAGACTCGCCGACCTTTATCGGTCTGAAGGGTAAAACCCTTCAAAATATTGTTAGTGTGATGGCTTCCGTTGGATTTCTGCTCTTTGGTTACGATCAAGGAGTTATGGGTTCTCTATTAACGCTGGACTCATTTAAAAAGACGTTTCCCTCTATCGACACTTCTCGTCATAGCGATGCAGCCACAATGCAAGGCTTCACAATAGCTGTGTATGAGATCGGTTGTCTATTCGGTGCGCTCTCTACCATGGGCTACGGCGACAAAATCGGTAGAAGGAAATGTATTTTTATTGGGTGTGCAATTATGATCGTGGGGGCAATATTACAGTGCTCTGCTTTTACTGTCGGACATTTGATAGTTGGCAGAATTGTTACAGGAGTTGGAAACGGCATCAACACCAGTACAATTCCTATGTGGCAGGCAGAATGTTCCAGGCCTGAAGGCAGAGGGAGACTGGTGATGATATCTGGAGCACTCATTACAGGAGGAATTGCATTTTCCTACTGGGTGGACTTTGGCTTCTATTTCACTTCCGGACCAATCTCGTGGCGTTTTCCAGTTGCTTTCCAACTAATCTTCCCAATACTTATCATGCCATTTATACTGAGATTCCCAGAATCTCCAAGGTGGCTTGTTAAAAAATCACGGTTGGACGACGCACGGTTGGTTTTTGCGGCCTTAGATGGAACTCCAGTTGACCATCCTGAGGTTAAATCCCAGTTGCGTGATGTCCAGAAATCATTAGAGGAAGAACACATTGCTGGAGGTGACTCATTTGATTTCAAGAGGCTGTTTTCCCAAGGAGAGCATCGTGATTTTCATCGGCTTATGCTTGGCCTATGGGCACAGATCTTCCAGCAGATATCGGGTATCAATCTCATTGTCTACTACGCTGGTACCATATTTGAAAATTACATTGGAATGTCGGCATTGAACTCGCGTATTCTAGCTGCCTGCAATGGCACGGCTTTTTTCCTTGCTGCCTGGATAGCGTTTTTATTTATTGACAATATCGGCCGTCGCAAACTGATGCTTTTTGGTTTGGTGGGCCAGACTCTCTCGATGGCAATGCTGACTGTCACCACTTGGGAGTCGGAGAACAAGGATAATAGTGGTGCTGCCATAGGTGCCGCTGTTCTTTTGTTTGTCTACAACACATTCTTTGGTGTCGGGTGGTTAGGAATGGGCTGGCTCTATCCCGCAGAGGTCCCACCATTGAGTATCAGAGCTCCAGCAAATGCAATATCTACAGCTGGAAATTGGTCATTCAACTTCCTGGTGGTCATGATTACACCAGTGGCATTTGAAAGCATCAAGAGCTTCACttatttgatttttgcAGCCCTAAATCTGCTAATGATCCCAGCTGTATATTTCTTGTTTCCTGAAACTGCTGGTAGATCTTTGGAGGACTTGGACGACATATTTGCTCAATGTGACCCTTGGAAGCCTTGGACAATTGTCAAAATTGCCAGCAGACATCCGAAAACAGAAGCTAAAGTGGCAACAGCGGATTCTTTGCTGGAGCAAGGCAAAGTGGAGGCAGAAATGTACGAGGATTCGGAGGAGGTTTCCTAAATATAAAGCTATAAGACGTATTTAAAAACGGGGTTAGTTTTGTCAGTGAGATCTCCGAAAGCGAGGAGCGTATCATCGTCCACCGACTCAAGCAATTTGCTGtccttctttttgtttctgaagTGGTAGATAACATAGAGGATCAAAGGGACAGTGGCAGATATTACATAAGTACCCACCATGGTCCTCTTAGCTGTAATGTACACCGGTGCTTCGGAACCAAGGAAGGCTTGTGGACCAATGATATTACCGGTTGAGAACCCAATAAGGAACAATGTGTTTGCTGTGATCTTCTTCGTGTGACCAGCAACATTCGAAGAAACCACAGAGCTCATACATGCCCAACTAGCGGTAGTCAGGTATGACAAGAAGAATCCGGCCAGCTGTGCTCCTTTGGAGGGCGCAAAGGCAAGCAAACACAGGCCGGTAAACACCAGGGAGTTGATGCAAAAGCAAACTAGTAATCTGCTTTTTATCAGATAGAGATTGACATAGGCAAAAGCCAACGGGAAAATGATATCAATTCCACTTCCAACCATATTCAGAAGCAGAGAGTGCTCGGTCGAAAACCCGAAACCAGTACTCAACAGAATGGAGCTGAAATTTCCAATAGAGCCGTTAGGTATACCGTATCCAAACATGtagaagaagaacagatAGGTGGTGATGTCGGATGCAGCCTCTTTAAGCTGAGCCAACTTGAAATGCTGGTTACCGAATCCAGTTCGATTGCCTCTGATTCTCTCAACCACATATTTCTTTTCTTCGTCGTTTAGAAACCACGCCTTGACGGGAATATCTGGGATATGGATGATGGacaaaatgccaaaaaatatCGTAATCACACCCGTGACGACGTACAAGTACCTCCATGGGGACGTTGAAAACTCACTTTTGTGGGTGTAGAAACCATACGCGATCAGAGACCCAAGCATTGTGCCGAAACCTTGGAACCCAAGCCAATAACCACAGCGTCTGTACTGCTCATCTTTCTTGTACCATTGACTGGTCATAATCATGTAAGCGGGATCCA
This window of the Ogataea parapolymorpha DL-1 chromosome VII, whole genome shotgun sequence genome carries:
- a CDS encoding Sugar (and other) transporter, translated to MTKQTSTQDSPTFIGLKGKTLQNIVSVMASVGFLLFGYDQGVMGSLLTLDSFKKTFPSIDTSRHSDAATMQGFTIAVYEIGCLFGALSTMGYGDKIGRRKCIFIGCAIMIVGAILQCSAFTVGHLIVGRIVTGVGNGINTSTIPMWQAECSRPEGRGRLVMISGALITGGIAFSYWVDFGFYFTSGPISWRFPVAFQLIFPILIMPFILRFPESPRWLVKKSRLDDARLVFAALDGTPVDHPEVKSQLRDVQKSLEEEHIAGGDSFDFKRLFSQGEHRDFHRLMLGLWAQIFQQISGINLIVYYAGTIFENYIGMSALNSRILAACNGTAFFLAAWIAFLFIDNIGRRKLMLFGLVGQTLSMAMLTVTTWESENKDNSGAAIGAAVLLFVYNTFFGVGWLGMGWLYPAEVPPLSIRAPANAISTAGNWSFNFLVVMITPVAFESIKSFTYLIFAALNLLMIPAVYFLFPETAGRSLEDLDDIFAQCDPWKPWTIVKIASRHPKTEAKVATADSLLEQGKVEAEMYEDSEEVS
- a CDS encoding MFS transporter, allantoin permease, encoding MVSEKAVDSSKNLVVTSVLSPEELQDVDQGFGYALETDGVVLDPEFEKKVVRKIDWYILPMMCILMSCQLMDKSTNSYASITGLRTDLNMSSRTYSWVGSSFYLGYLGFCYPASMLLQRFPLSKTLGCAVIAWGVVICCHGATQSSSTFLLCRTLLGVCESFMDPAYMIMTSQWYKKDEQYRRCGYWLGFQGFGTMLGSLIAYGFYTHKSEFSTSPWRYLYVVTGVITIFFGILSIIHIPDIPVKAWFLNDEEKKYVVERIRGNRTGFGNQHFKLAQLKEAASDITTYLFFFYMFGYGIPNGSIGNFSSILLSTGFGFSTEHSLLLNMVGSGIDIIFPLAFAYVNLYLIKSRLLVCFCINSLVFTGLCLLAFAPSKGAQLAGFFLSYLTTASWACMSSVVSSNVAGHTKKITANTLFLIGFSTGNIIGPQAFLGSEAPVYITAKRTMVGTYVISATVPLILYVIYHFRNKKKDSKLLESVDDDTLLAFGDLTDKTNPVFKYVL